A region from the Drosophila ananassae strain 14024-0371.13 chromosome 2L, ASM1763931v2, whole genome shotgun sequence genome encodes:
- the LOC26514144 gene encoding serine protease 41 — translation MTISGLIFFGLFLNLSLVLGLNIPSHNCDKYASYHTNDFGKHIDVIMAPQTGNHSIEWKVIFNDNNTGLPYSLKDQYLGDGESRKAFVSFQNFGTLPNLLRLEINGEVLCSHPSYDASSSVMTRYHRIPRDTEMDEAKYKKWRVPQIPSKSWALRNASGYYINGVLQPEESSSSTPKNIPVAVSALGPAAFLNSTGTYYDGVLQTERSPNVVPRKNIPIAVSALGPAAYLNSTGTYYDGVLQTERSLNFVPRVVGDFDECGREGFATSQIGGEELTRGQYPWLVALYIGRLTVTYKCVGSLISKQTVITAAHCIFNRSPGELWVYLGRHDRSMNTETEAELVGVSSVHTPSQYNGNPVPDADIGLLILSKSIVYTRYIQPLCLWTSDLGIPSNEGDLGAVAGWGVDTNAQKTRFPKSVYVQLVDRDRCRYKMPRAEDFITDRTVCAGNSRGHGPCFGDSGAALIVLRNNRWVIRGVVSLSPRLGVICDLSQYAIYCDVSTYVDWIREHMVV, via the exons ATGACGATCAGCGGTCTGATCTTTTTCGGGCTTTTCCTCAACCTATCACTTGTTTTGGGCTTAAATATTCCTAGCCATAATTGCGACAAATATGCTTCCTACCATACAAATGATTTTGGGAAGCACATTGATGTTATTATGGCGCCGCAGACGGGAAACCATAGTATTGAGTGGAAGGTGATCTTCAATGATAATAATACTGGTCTG CCATATTCTTTGAAGGACCAGTATTTAGGCGATGGAGAGTCGCGAAAAGCGTTTGTGAGTTTTCAAAACTTTGGCACTCTTCCCAATCTACTCCGATTGGAGATTAACGGAGAAGTGCTTTGCAGCCATCCGAGCT ACGATGCTTCGTCGAGTGTAATGACACGATATCATCGCATACCCAGAGATACAGAAATGGACGAAGCCAAGTACAAAAAATGGCGAGTTCCGCAGATTCCTTCCAAGTCCTGGGCACTTCGCAATGCTTCTGGATATTATATAAATGGTGTGTTGCAGCCGGAGGAATCGTCGTCGTCTACTCCAAAGAATATCCCTGTTGCTGTCTCGGCACTTGGTCCTGCTGCGTTTCTGAATTCTACTGGAACATATTACGATGGGGTATTGCAAACGGAGCGATCACCTAATGTTGTGCCCCGAAAGAATATCCCTATTGCTGTCTCGGCACTTGGTCCTGCTGCCTACCTCAATTCTACTGGAACATATTACGATGGGGTGTTGCAAACGGAGCGATCACTTAACTTTGTGCCCCGTGTTGTGGGGGACTTTGATGAGTGTGGAAGAGAGGGCTTCGCCACCTCCCAAATTGGCGGAGAGGAATTGACCCGTGGCCAGTACCCCTGGCTGGTTGCTCTATATATCGGCAGACTGACGGTAACATATAAGTGCGTGGGATCGCTAATCTCAAAACAGACTGTAATTACGGCAGCACACTGTATTTTCAACCGGAGTCCGGGGGAATTGTGGGTATATCTGGGTCGGCACGACCGCAGTATGAACACCGAAACCGAAGCGGAACTGGTCGGAGTTTCTTCTGTGCACACACCGTCGCAGTACAATGGGAATCCTGTGCCGGATGCGGACATTGGACTTCTGATTTTGAGTAAGTCAATAGTTTACACCAGGTACATTCAACCACTGTGCCTGTGGACTTCGGATCTTGGAATACCCAGTAATGAAGGCGATTTAGGAGCGGTAGCTGGCTGGGGAGTTGACACGAATGCTCAGAAGACGCGCTTTCCAAAATCAGTTTACGTCCAGCTGGTTGATCGAGATCGATGTCGGTACAAAATGCCGCGAGCCGAGGATTTTATAACCGATCGGACAGTCTGCGCGGGAAACTCACGGGGTCATGGCCCCTGCTTCGGTGATTCGGGAGCGGCACTTATAGTGCTGCGAAATAACCGTTGGGTTATACGGGGAGTAGTGTCTTTATCTCCACGTCTGGGAGTTATTTGTGATCTTAGTCAATACGCCATTTACTGCGATGTTTCCACGTATGTCGACTGGATTCGTGAGCATATGGTGGTGTGA
- the LOC6501546 gene encoding serine protease gd → MKTDGLTFLGLSLTVSLGWALIVPQHHCENYFSYMKESNGKYFGLFTAPRGGINSVKWVAVFNADKTQQSHTVGSLELYPDKDQAFRDLRNGERTKVSVDFHDYGNKLPKLIRAEFNEELLCSNPEYDAPSSTMTRERTFSTSGPVKTQTVYSQPYPRPPQSQPLPQNNYKSNPFLPSTPFVNRPATPEVKPRIEGDFDECGREGFAFTQIGGTDVVRGQYPWLSALYVGTTRATYSCVTSVISKRTVITAAHCIFGKQTEELWVYLGRHDRDKNPEDGAKLVGVSSVHTPDEYKDNRLPHTDVGLLILAETIEYTRYIRPLCMWTSDMNVPRNEGDSGVVAGWGLDIDAQKTRFPRMVTVNLVSRTTCRNKMGLAEDFITDRTVCAGNSLSHGPCFGDSGGALMILRNNRWVVRGIVSLSPRKGEICDLSNYVIYCDVTKYLTWIRRNMVS, encoded by the exons ATGAAAACCGACGGATTGACCTTTCTCGGCCTTTCGCTCACTGTGTCACTCGGCTGGGCCCTAATCGTTCCCCAACATCATTGCGAAAATTACTTTAGTTACATGAAGGAGTCGAATGGTAAATACTTTGGTCTGTTCACAGCACCCAGGGGAGGAATCAATAGTGTGAAATGGGTGGCGGTTTTTAATGCTGACAAAACCCAGCAG TCACACACGGTCGGATCACTGGAGCTATATCCTGATAAGGACCAGGCTTTTCGTGACTTGCGCAATGGCGAACGGACAAAGGTGTCTGTGGATTTTCATGACTATGGGAATAAGCTGCCAAAGTTGATTCGAGCAGAGTTTAATGAAGAGCTGCTCTGCAGTAACCCGGAAT ACGATGCTCCGTCAAGCACAATGACGCGGGAACGGACCTTCTCCACTTCTGGTCCAGTAAAAACTCAAACTGTGTATTCACAACCTTATCCTCGTCCTCCGCAGAGTCAGCCTCTTCCACAAAATAACTATAAATCAAATCCATTCCTTCCATCGACTCCTTTCGTCAATCGTCCAGCCACTCCAGAGGTGAAACCTCGCATCGAAGGTGATTTCGATGAATGCGGACGGGAGGGTTTTGCCTTCACCCAAATCGGTGGTACAGATGTTGTCCGTGGTCAGTACCCTTGGCTGTCAGCGCTTTATGTGGGCACTACGAGGGCCACCTACTCGTGTGTGACGTCGGTGATCTCGAAGCGTACGGTAATCACTGCAGCCCACTGCATATTCGGGAAGCAGACAGAGGAGTTGTGGGTGTACCTGGGACGGCACGATCGAGACAAAAATCCAGAGGATGGAGCCAAGTTAGTTGGTGTGTCATCTGTACACACACCTGACGAGTACAAAGACAACCGCCTGCCACATACTGATGTTGGTCTCCTAATCCTAGCAGAGACTATTGAGTATACACGGTACATTCGACCTCTGTGCATGTGGACTTCGGATATGAACGTGCCGAGAAACGAAGGCGACTCGGGAGTCGTGGCAGGCTGGGGATTGGACATTGACGCCCAAAAGACCCGTTTTCCAAGAATGGTTACTGTCAATCTAGTGTCAAGGACAACCTGCCGCAACAAAATGGGACTGGCTGAAGATTTCATCACCGATCGAACTGTTTGTGCAGGAAATTCACTGAGTCATGGTCCTTGTTTTGGTGACTCGGGAGGTGCTTTGATGATCCTGCGAAATAACCGCTGGGTTGTCCGAGGTATTGTATCTCTATCTCCTAGGAAAGGGGAAATCTGTGACCTTAGCAACTACGTCATATACTGCGATGTGACAAAGTATCTTACCTGGATCCGAAGAAACATGGTGTCATAA